Proteins encoded by one window of Streptomyces sp. NBC_01571:
- a CDS encoding threonine/serine exporter ThrE family protein: MTEAEDRKPQSDEARSAFVQPDGVAQAVEDESGTTSEFAIPRGLAPPEPAGADSEGSAFSTPRTYSARHAPPAFTPATGVPVVSLTKDVPWQDRMRTMLRMPVAERPAPELVHKEDESGPAVPRVLDLTLRIGELLLAGGEGAEDVEAAMFAVCRSYGLDRCEPNVTFTLLSISHQPSLVDDPVTASRTVRRRGTDYTRLAAVYRLVDDLSDTETGISLEDAYRRLAEMRRNRHPYPGWVLTGSSGLLAGAASVLVGGDAVVFVAAALGAMLGDRLAWLCAGRGLPEFYQFTVAAMPPAAIGVALQLAHVDVKASAVITGGLFALLPGRALVAGVQDGLTGFYITASARLLEVMYLFVGIVVGVLVVLYFGVKFDAQLNPDQSLSISERPLVQIAASMLLSLTFAVLLQQERSTVLAVTLNGGVAWSVYGAMHYPGGISPVASTAVAAGLVGLFGQLLSRYRFASALPYTTAAIGPLLPGSATYFGLLSIAQNNVDKGLVSLTKAAALAMAIAIGVNLGSEISRLFLRVPGGSAAGRRAAKRTRGF; this comes from the coding sequence GTGACGGAAGCGGAGGACCGCAAACCGCAGTCGGACGAGGCGAGGAGCGCCTTCGTCCAACCGGACGGCGTGGCGCAGGCGGTCGAGGACGAGTCGGGGACCACGTCGGAGTTCGCGATCCCCAGGGGGCTGGCGCCGCCGGAGCCGGCGGGGGCGGACTCCGAGGGGTCTGCGTTCAGCACGCCGCGCACCTACAGCGCACGGCACGCGCCGCCGGCCTTCACACCGGCGACCGGCGTCCCCGTCGTCAGTCTGACCAAGGACGTGCCCTGGCAGGACCGGATGCGCACGATGCTGCGCATGCCCGTGGCCGAGCGCCCGGCACCCGAGCTGGTGCACAAGGAGGACGAGTCGGGGCCCGCCGTCCCGCGCGTGCTCGACCTGACGCTGCGTATCGGCGAGCTGCTGCTCGCGGGCGGCGAGGGCGCCGAGGACGTGGAGGCGGCCATGTTCGCCGTCTGCCGCTCCTACGGCCTGGACCGCTGCGAGCCGAACGTCACCTTCACGCTGCTGTCGATCTCGCACCAGCCGTCCCTGGTGGACGATCCCGTGACGGCCTCACGGACGGTACGCCGCCGGGGCACCGACTACACACGCCTGGCGGCCGTCTACCGGCTCGTCGACGACCTGAGCGACACCGAGACCGGCATCTCCCTGGAGGACGCCTACCGGCGGCTCGCCGAGATGCGACGCAACCGGCACCCGTATCCCGGCTGGGTGCTGACCGGCTCCAGCGGGCTGCTCGCGGGCGCCGCCTCGGTGCTCGTCGGCGGTGACGCCGTGGTGTTCGTCGCCGCGGCGCTCGGCGCGATGCTCGGTGACCGGCTCGCGTGGCTGTGCGCCGGGCGCGGGCTGCCGGAGTTCTACCAGTTCACGGTGGCCGCGATGCCGCCGGCCGCGATCGGGGTCGCGCTCCAGCTGGCGCACGTCGACGTGAAGGCGTCCGCGGTGATCACCGGTGGGCTCTTCGCGCTGCTGCCCGGACGGGCGCTCGTCGCCGGCGTGCAGGACGGGCTGACCGGCTTCTACATCACCGCGTCCGCGCGCCTGCTGGAGGTCATGTACCTCTTCGTGGGCATCGTCGTCGGTGTCCTGGTGGTGCTGTATTTCGGCGTGAAGTTCGACGCCCAGCTCAACCCGGACCAGTCCCTGAGCATCTCCGAGCGGCCCCTGGTGCAGATCGCCGCGTCCATGCTGCTGTCGCTGACCTTCGCGGTCCTGCTCCAGCAGGAACGGTCCACCGTCCTCGCGGTCACCCTCAACGGCGGGGTGGCCTGGTCGGTCTACGGGGCGATGCACTACCCGGGCGGCATCTCACCGGTGGCCTCGACGGCCGTCGCGGCGGGCCTGGTCGGTCTCTTCGGGCAGCTTCTGTCCCGCTACCGCTTCGCCTCCGCGCTGCCGTACACGACCGCCGCGATCGGGCCCCTGCTGCCGGGTTCGGCCACCTACTTCGGGCTGCTGTCCATCGCCCAGAACAACGTCGACAAGGGGCTGGTGTCCCTCACCAAGGCCGCCGCGCTCGCGATGGCCATCGCGATCGGGGTGAACCTGGGGTCGGAGATCTCCCGGCTGTTCCTGCGGGTGCCCGGCGGCTCCGCCGCGGGGCGGCGGGCCGCCAAGCGGACCAGGGGCTTCTGA
- a CDS encoding inorganic diphosphatase encodes MEFDVTIEIPKGSRNKYEVDHETGRIRLDRRLFTSTSYPADYGFVENTLGEDGDPLDALVILDEPTFPGCLIQCRTIGMFRMTDEAGGDDKLLCVPAHDPRVEHLRDIHHVSEFDRLEIQHFFEVYKDLEPGKSVEGANWVGRTEAEAEIERSYKRLKEQGGH; translated from the coding sequence GTGGAGTTCGACGTCACGATCGAGATTCCGAAGGGTTCGCGGAACAAGTACGAGGTGGACCACGAGACCGGTCGGATCCGCCTGGACCGTCGACTCTTCACCTCGACCAGCTACCCGGCCGACTACGGCTTCGTCGAGAACACCCTCGGCGAGGACGGCGACCCGCTGGACGCGCTGGTCATCCTGGACGAGCCGACCTTCCCGGGCTGCCTCATCCAGTGCCGCACGATCGGCATGTTCCGTATGACGGACGAGGCCGGCGGCGACGACAAGCTGCTGTGCGTCCCGGCGCACGACCCGCGGGTGGAGCACCTGCGCGACATCCACCACGTGTCGGAGTTCGACCGCCTGGAGATCCAGCACTTCTTCGAGGTCTACAAGGACCTGGAGCCCGGCAAGTCCGTCGAGGGCGCGAACTGGGTGGGCCGCACGGAGGCCGAGGCCGAGATCGAGCGTTCCTACAAGCGACTCAAGGAGCAGGGCGGTCACTGA
- the dacB gene encoding D-alanyl-D-alanine carboxypeptidase/D-alanyl-D-alanine-endopeptidase has product MVVPELRAWRAARPHVLRVARAARPRVRRVAQSVRPQLVRVAQAVRPRSGRITAPQLTAVAATAGLALAAGAVAVAGPWDSTGQRTAERDWAASRDQQGGADHGRNADTSPTSPAPAPSAASVLTGLGSVTSAAPAPDGKALAATLDRLLGVPALGARRTAVVVDVATGRRLYGKEAATAQTPASTTKIATAVAVLSAAGADHRLTTRTVLEPGTKEVVLVGGGDPTLTARKDAGEWASLRTLADDTAKALKARHLDQVTLSYDTSLYSGPAVHPIGPNPNLAPVSALTADEGRTDASTSGPAERTADPAADAAGTFADLLRAKGIDTTSPGPSRATSGSQALASVSSPPLSALVERMLTNSDNDIAEAMARQVAVATGRQPSFGGGAGAIDAQLRKLGLPLSGAHFTDGSGLNRDDRLTADLLTALLVKAGDPARPELRPVLTGLPVAGFTGTLSDRYTDDSSGPGVVRAKTGTLTGVNTLAGTVVDADGRLLAFAFLASGTSDPMAAQAALDDTASTLAGCGCR; this is encoded by the coding sequence GTGGTCGTGCCAGAGCTGAGGGCTTGGCGGGCCGCGAGACCGCATGTGCTGCGGGTCGCGCGGGCCGCGCGACCGCGGGTGAGGCGGGTCGCGCAGTCCGTACGTCCGCAGCTGGTGCGGGTCGCTCAAGCCGTGCGGCCGCGCTCCGGGAGGATCACGGCCCCGCAGCTCACGGCCGTGGCCGCCACCGCGGGCCTGGCGCTCGCGGCCGGGGCGGTGGCCGTGGCCGGTCCCTGGGACTCCACCGGTCAGCGTACGGCGGAGCGCGACTGGGCCGCATCGCGGGACCAGCAGGGTGGCGCAGATCACGGGCGGAACGCCGATACGTCCCCTACGTCGCCGGCACCCGCGCCCAGCGCCGCGTCCGTGCTCACCGGCCTCGGCAGTGTCACGTCCGCGGCGCCCGCGCCGGACGGCAAGGCCCTCGCGGCCACCCTCGACCGGCTCTTGGGCGTGCCCGCGCTCGGCGCCCGGCGCACGGCCGTGGTCGTCGACGTCGCGACCGGCAGGCGGCTGTACGGCAAGGAGGCAGCCACGGCGCAGACCCCGGCCTCCACCACCAAGATCGCCACCGCCGTCGCCGTGCTCTCCGCCGCGGGCGCCGACCACCGCCTCACCACCCGCACGGTGCTGGAACCCGGCACCAAGGAGGTCGTCCTCGTCGGCGGCGGCGACCCGACGCTGACCGCCCGCAAGGACGCCGGGGAGTGGGCGAGCCTGCGCACCCTCGCCGACGACACGGCGAAAGCGCTGAAGGCCCGTCACCTGGACCAGGTGACGCTCTCGTACGACACCTCGCTCTACTCCGGTCCCGCCGTGCATCCCATCGGTCCCAACCCCAACCTCGCGCCGGTCAGCGCCCTGACGGCCGACGAGGGGCGCACCGACGCCTCCACCAGCGGCCCGGCCGAACGCACCGCGGACCCGGCGGCGGACGCCGCCGGCACGTTCGCGGACCTGCTGCGGGCCAAGGGCATCGACACCACGTCCCCCGGCCCGTCGCGAGCCACCAGCGGCTCGCAGGCCCTCGCCTCGGTCTCCTCGCCACCCCTGTCCGCCCTCGTGGAGCGGATGTTGACGAACAGCGACAACGACATCGCGGAGGCCATGGCGCGTCAGGTCGCCGTCGCCACGGGACGGCAGCCGAGCTTCGGCGGCGGCGCCGGGGCGATCGACGCGCAGCTGCGGAAGCTCGGACTCCCGCTGTCCGGGGCGCACTTCACGGACGGCAGCGGCCTGAACCGCGACGACCGGCTGACGGCGGACCTGCTCACCGCCCTCCTGGTGAAGGCCGGCGACCCTGCCCGGCCCGAGCTGCGCCCGGTCCTGACCGGCCTCCCGGTCGCTGGCTTCACGGGCACCCTCAGCGACCGCTACACCGACGACTCCTCCGGACCCGGTGTCGTACGCGCCAAGACCGGCACCCTGACCGGGGTGAACACCCTGGCGGGCACGGTCGTCGACGCGGACGGCCGGCTGCTGGCCTTCGCCTTCCTGGCCTCCGGCACGTCCGATCCCATGGCGGCGCAGGCGGCCCTGGACGACACGGCCTCGACACTGGCGGGCTGCGGCTGCCGCTAG
- a CDS encoding zinc-dependent metalloprotease, protein MTSIGGAEMVDWNLAVATATRLVRPGPDVSRDEAREVVAELRRHAKASEAHVRGFTRMGTEDLHDTPVLVVDRPGWVRANVAGFREVLKPLLDKMQERRASGPGGAVLGAVGGKVTGVELGMLLSFLSSRVLGQYETFAPATRELPAGENGGGRLLLVAPNIVHVERELDVEPHDFRLWVCLHEETHRTQFSAVPWLRDHLEGEIQSFLAETEVDPMTVLERIREAAQSLAGGRPEGEEDEGRSLVEIVQTPAQREILARLTAVMSLLEGHADFVMDGVGPDVVASVGEIREKFQQRRAKGASRLDLALRKLLGLDAKLKQYRDGERFVRAVVEQVGMDGFNRVWTSPNTLPTKTEIAKPADWVARVHRKTES, encoded by the coding sequence ATGACGAGCATCGGTGGTGCCGAGATGGTCGACTGGAATCTCGCGGTGGCGACCGCGACCCGGCTCGTGCGGCCTGGCCCCGACGTGAGCCGCGACGAGGCCCGGGAGGTCGTCGCGGAGCTGCGCAGGCACGCGAAGGCCTCGGAGGCGCACGTCCGGGGCTTCACGCGGATGGGCACGGAGGACCTCCACGACACCCCCGTACTCGTGGTCGACCGACCCGGTTGGGTGCGGGCGAACGTCGCCGGGTTCCGGGAGGTCCTCAAGCCCCTGCTGGACAAGATGCAGGAACGCCGGGCGAGCGGCCCGGGCGGAGCCGTCCTCGGCGCCGTCGGCGGCAAGGTGACCGGCGTGGAGCTGGGCATGCTGCTGTCGTTCCTGTCGTCGCGGGTCCTAGGCCAGTACGAGACCTTCGCCCCCGCGACCCGCGAGCTGCCCGCCGGGGAGAACGGCGGCGGCAGGCTCCTGCTGGTCGCGCCGAACATCGTCCACGTGGAGCGCGAACTCGACGTGGAGCCCCACGACTTCCGCCTCTGGGTGTGTCTGCACGAGGAGACCCACCGCACCCAGTTCTCGGCCGTGCCCTGGCTGCGCGACCACCTGGAGGGCGAAATCCAGTCTTTCTTGGCCGAGACCGAGGTCGACCCCATGACGGTCCTGGAGCGCATCAGGGAGGCGGCGCAGTCGCTCGCGGGCGGGCGGCCCGAGGGCGAGGAGGACGAGGGCCGCTCACTGGTCGAGATCGTGCAGACGCCCGCCCAGCGGGAGATCCTGGCCCGGCTGACGGCCGTGATGTCGCTCCTGGAGGGGCACGCGGACTTCGTCATGGACGGCGTGGGCCCGGACGTGGTCGCGTCCGTCGGGGAGATCCGCGAGAAGTTCCAGCAGCGCCGGGCCAAGGGTGCCTCGCGCCTGGACCTCGCCCTGCGCAAGCTGCTGGGTCTGGACGCCAAACTGAAGCAGTACAGGGACGGCGAACGGTTCGTGCGCGCGGTCGTCGAACAGGTGGGCATGGACGGGTTCAACCGCGTGTGGACTTCCCCGAACACGCTCCCGACCAAGACGGAGATCGCCAAACCGGCGGACTGGGTCGCGCGGGTGCACCGCAAGACGGAGTCGTGA
- the tilS gene encoding tRNA lysidine(34) synthetase TilS — protein sequence MGPHPAVAAIRLAVRRVLHDILIDHTRPPGGSSPLGPLGPLVLVACSGGADSMALASALAFEAPKLGVRAGGITVDHGLQSGSDLRADDVVGRLVELGMAPVESLAVTVGRDGGPEAAARDARYAALDAAAERHGAAAILLGHTRDDQAETVLLGLARGSGIRSLSGMAEVSGAGGRYRRPFLHLDRQTARKACMVQSLPVWDDPHNADPAYTRSRLRHEGLPALEKALGKGVVGALARTAQLSRDDADALDAWARQAEASVRDTAGLLECAKLYALPPAVRRRILRRAAIEAGAPAGSLFARHIEEVDRLITGWRGQGVINLPGKVVAQRQGGRLVIRQS from the coding sequence ATGGGTCCCCATCCTGCGGTCGCGGCGATACGCCTGGCGGTCCGCCGCGTACTCCACGACATCCTCATCGACCACACCCGACCCCCAGGCGGGTCCTCCCCGCTCGGCCCGCTCGGCCCGCTCGTTCTGGTCGCCTGCTCCGGCGGCGCCGACTCCATGGCGCTCGCCTCCGCGCTCGCCTTCGAAGCCCCCAAACTCGGTGTCCGCGCCGGCGGCATCACCGTGGACCACGGTCTGCAGTCCGGCTCCGATCTGCGCGCCGACGACGTGGTCGGACGCCTCGTCGAGCTGGGCATGGCGCCCGTCGAGTCCCTCGCCGTGACCGTCGGCCGCGACGGTGGCCCCGAGGCCGCCGCCCGCGACGCCCGGTACGCCGCCCTGGACGCCGCCGCAGAGCGCCACGGCGCCGCCGCGATCCTCCTCGGACACACGCGCGACGACCAGGCCGAGACGGTTCTGCTGGGCCTCGCCCGCGGCTCCGGCATCCGCTCCCTGTCCGGCATGGCCGAGGTCTCGGGGGCCGGCGGCCGTTACCGGCGCCCGTTCCTGCACCTCGACCGGCAGACCGCGCGCAAGGCCTGCATGGTCCAGTCGCTGCCCGTCTGGGACGACCCGCACAACGCCGACCCGGCCTACACCCGCTCGCGACTGCGCCACGAGGGTCTGCCCGCCCTGGAGAAGGCGCTGGGCAAAGGGGTGGTCGGAGCCCTCGCCCGTACGGCCCAGCTCTCCCGTGACGACGCCGACGCCCTCGACGCCTGGGCCCGTCAGGCCGAGGCCTCCGTGCGGGACACCGCGGGCCTGCTGGAGTGCGCCAAGCTGTACGCCCTGCCGCCCGCCGTACGCCGCCGCATCCTGCGCCGGGCCGCCATCGAGGCGGGTGCCCCGGCCGGTTCGCTGTTCGCCCGCCACATCGAGGAAGTCGACCGGCTGATCACCGGCTGGCGCGGTCAGGGAGTCATCAATCTCCCGGGCAAAGTCGTCGCGCAGCGGCAGGGTGGCAGACTGGTGATTCGGCAAAGCTGA
- the hpt gene encoding hypoxanthine phosphoribosyltransferase codes for MRVDAKDMGTDLKSVLITKEEIDAKLVELAAKVDAEYAGKDLLIVGVLKGAVMVMADLARALSTPVTMDWMAVSSYGAGTQSSGVVRILKDLDTDIKGKHVLIVEDIIDSGLTLSWLISNLGSREPASLKVCTLLRKPEAAKVAIDVEWVGFDIPNEFVVGYGLDYAEKYRNLPFVGTLAPHVYGG; via the coding sequence ATGCGGGTGGACGCGAAAGACATGGGCACCGACCTCAAGTCGGTGCTCATCACCAAGGAAGAGATCGACGCGAAGCTGGTCGAGCTGGCCGCGAAGGTCGACGCGGAGTACGCGGGCAAGGACCTGCTGATCGTGGGGGTGCTCAAGGGTGCCGTCATGGTCATGGCGGACCTCGCGCGCGCGCTGTCCACCCCCGTCACCATGGACTGGATGGCGGTGTCCTCGTACGGCGCGGGCACCCAGTCCTCCGGTGTGGTGCGGATCCTCAAGGACCTCGACACCGACATCAAGGGCAAGCACGTCCTGATCGTCGAGGACATCATCGACTCCGGGCTGACCCTGTCCTGGCTGATCTCCAACCTCGGCTCCCGCGAGCCGGCCTCCCTCAAGGTGTGCACGCTGCTGCGCAAGCCGGAGGCGGCCAAGGTCGCGATCGACGTGGAGTGGGTCGGCTTCGACATCCCGAACGAGTTCGTGGTCGGGTACGGCCTGGACTACGCCGAGAAGTACCGCAACCTCCCGTTCGTCGGTACGCTCGCGCCTCACGTCTACGGCGGCTGA
- the ftsH gene encoding ATP-dependent zinc metalloprotease FtsH, translated as MDVKRYFRGPVMWIVLAVLAVVVLMQVVGSSGGYKTVDTGQVVQAINDNKVESAKITTGDEQVIKVSLKDGEKVDGSSKIQSSYIGDQGVALANTLQDKYQNKQIPDGYTVSPSKQNPFLGILLSLLPFVLIVVVFLFLMNQMQGGGSRVMNFGKSKAKLITKDTPKTTFSDVAGSDEAVEELQEIKEFLQEPAKFQAVGAKIPKGVLLYGPPGTGKTLLARAVAGEAGVPFYSISGSDFVEMFVGVGASRVRDLFEQAKANAPAIVFVDEIDAVGRHRGAGLGGGHDEREQTLNQLLVEMDGFDVKGGVILIAATNRPDILDPALLRPGRFDRQIAVDRPDMQGRLEILKVHQKGKPVAPDVDLSAVARRTPGFTGADLANVLNEAALLTARSNQKLVDNNMLDEAIDRVVAGPQKRTRIMSDKEKKITAYHEGGHALVAAASPNSDPVHKITILSRGRALGYTMVLPDEDKYSTTRNEMLDQLAYMLGGRAAEELVFHDPTTGAANDIEKATATARAMVTQYGMTERLGAIKFGGDNTEPFLGREMSHPRDYSEEVAALVDEEVKKLIENAHNEAWEILVENRDVLDALVLQLLEKETLSKEQIAEVFAPIVKRPARPAWTGSSRRTPSTRPPVLSPKELSLTNGANGATPSIVKTESVPAKEAAPEDRTEG; from the coding sequence ATGGACGTGAAGCGATACTTCCGTGGGCCGGTCATGTGGATCGTGCTGGCCGTCCTTGCCGTGGTCGTGTTGATGCAGGTCGTCGGCTCGTCCGGCGGCTACAAGACAGTGGACACCGGCCAGGTCGTCCAGGCGATCAATGACAACAAGGTCGAGTCGGCCAAGATCACCACTGGCGACGAGCAGGTCATCAAGGTCTCGCTGAAGGACGGCGAGAAGGTCGATGGCAGCTCGAAGATCCAGTCGAGCTACATCGGCGACCAGGGCGTGGCCCTGGCCAACACCCTGCAGGACAAGTACCAGAACAAGCAGATCCCGGACGGCTACACGGTTTCGCCGTCCAAGCAGAACCCGTTCCTGGGCATCCTGCTGTCGCTGCTTCCCTTCGTCCTCATCGTCGTCGTCTTCCTGTTCCTGATGAACCAGATGCAGGGCGGCGGCTCCCGGGTCATGAACTTCGGGAAGTCCAAGGCGAAGCTCATCACCAAGGACACCCCGAAGACGACGTTCTCGGACGTCGCGGGTTCGGACGAGGCGGTGGAGGAACTCCAGGAGATCAAGGAGTTCCTGCAGGAGCCGGCGAAGTTCCAGGCCGTCGGGGCGAAGATCCCCAAGGGTGTGCTCCTGTACGGGCCTCCCGGTACCGGCAAGACGCTGCTCGCACGCGCCGTCGCGGGCGAGGCCGGCGTTCCCTTCTACTCGATCTCGGGTTCCGACTTCGTCGAGATGTTCGTCGGTGTCGGTGCCTCCCGGGTCCGTGACCTCTTCGAGCAGGCCAAGGCGAACGCCCCGGCGATCGTCTTCGTCGACGAGATCGACGCGGTCGGCCGCCACCGCGGCGCCGGCCTCGGCGGTGGTCACGACGAGCGCGAGCAGACGCTGAACCAGCTGCTCGTCGAGATGGACGGCTTCGACGTGAAGGGCGGCGTGATCCTCATCGCCGCCACGAACCGGCCCGACATCCTCGACCCGGCCCTTCTGCGCCCCGGCCGCTTCGACCGCCAGATCGCGGTCGACCGCCCGGACATGCAGGGCCGTCTGGAGATCCTCAAGGTTCACCAGAAGGGCAAGCCGGTCGCTCCGGACGTCGACCTGTCCGCCGTCGCCCGCCGCACGCCCGGCTTCACGGGTGCCGACCTGGCCAACGTGCTGAATGAGGCCGCGCTCCTGACGGCCCGCAGCAACCAGAAGCTGGTCGACAACAACATGCTGGACGAGGCGATCGACCGTGTGGTCGCGGGCCCGCAGAAGCGGACCCGGATCATGTCGGACAAGGAGAAGAAGATCACCGCGTACCACGAGGGCGGCCACGCCCTGGTCGCGGCGGCGTCTCCGAACTCCGACCCGGTCCACAAGATCACGATCCTGTCGCGCGGACGGGCCCTCGGCTACACGATGGTCCTGCCGGACGAGGACAAGTACTCCACGACGCGCAACGAGATGCTGGACCAGCTTGCTTACATGCTGGGCGGCCGCGCGGCCGAGGAGCTCGTCTTCCACGACCCGACCACCGGTGCCGCGAACGACATCGAGAAGGCCACCGCAACGGCCCGCGCGATGGTCACGCAGTACGGCATGACCGAGCGTCTCGGCGCGATCAAGTTCGGCGGCGACAACACCGAGCCGTTCCTCGGCCGGGAGATGTCGCACCCGCGCGACTACTCGGAAGAGGTCGCCGCGCTCGTCGACGAAGAGGTCAAGAAGCTCATCGAGAACGCGCACAACGAGGCCTGGGAGATCCTGGTCGAGAACCGCGATGTTCTGGACGCGCTGGTGCTCCAGCTGCTGGAGAAGGAGACGCTGAGCAAGGAGCAGATCGCCGAGGTCTTCGCTCCCATCGTGAAGCGCCCGGCCCGCCCCGCGTGGACCGGCTCCTCCCGCCGCACCCCGTCCACCCGCCCGCCGGTGCTCTCCCCCAAGGAGCTGTCACTGACGAACGGGGCGAACGGCGCGACGCCGTCCATCGTCAAGACGGAATCCGTCCCGGCGAAGGAAGCGGCTCCCGAGGACCGCACGGAGGGCTGA
- the folE gene encoding GTP cyclohydrolase I FolE, which yields MTDPVTLDGEGSIGEFDEKRAENAVRELLIAVGEDPEREGLRETPGRVARAYREIFAGLWQRPEDVLTTTFDLGHDEMVLVKDIEVLSSCEHHLVPFVGVAHVGYIPSSDGKITGLSKLARLVDVYARRPQVQERLTTQIADSLMEILEPRGVIVVVECEHMCMSMRGVRKPGAKTITSAVRGQMRDPATRNEAMSLIMAR from the coding sequence ATGACCGACCCCGTGACGCTGGACGGCGAGGGCTCGATCGGCGAATTCGACGAGAAGCGCGCCGAGAACGCCGTACGAGAGCTCCTCATCGCGGTCGGCGAGGACCCGGAGCGCGAGGGCCTGCGGGAGACACCGGGGCGGGTGGCGAGGGCCTACAGGGAGATATTCGCCGGGCTGTGGCAGCGGCCCGAGGACGTGCTGACGACCACTTTTGACCTCGGGCACGACGAGATGGTCCTCGTGAAGGACATCGAGGTCCTTAGCAGCTGTGAGCATCATCTGGTCCCGTTCGTCGGGGTGGCCCATGTGGGGTACATCCCGTCCTCGGACGGCAAGATCACGGGGCTCTCGAAGCTGGCCCGGCTCGTGGACGTCTACGCCCGGCGTCCGCAGGTTCAGGAACGGCTCACCACGCAGATCGCCGACTCCCTGATGGAGATCCTGGAGCCGCGCGGCGTGATCGTCGTCGTGGAGTGCGAACACATGTGCATGTCGATGCGCGGGGTCCGCAAGCCGGGAGCGAAGACCATCACCTCGGCGGTGCGCGGCCAGATGCGGGATCCGGCCACTCGCAACGAGGCGATGAGCCTGATCATGGCCCGCTGA
- a CDS encoding DUF3180 domain-containing protein has protein sequence MKELRIRTLAAVFVVAGVLSWAGARLWNAVGTLPRVPLAAPIVLALIAVVLLSTALSLRARLKAQRERRPGAKGVDPLMAARAVVFGQASALVAALVAGMYGGAGAFLLESLEVPALRDQAIYAGFSVLAGIAVIAAAFFLERVCKLPEDDDNEHGGAAPVA, from the coding sequence GTGAAAGAGCTGCGGATCAGGACGCTGGCCGCCGTGTTCGTCGTGGCGGGCGTGCTGTCCTGGGCGGGCGCCCGGCTGTGGAACGCGGTGGGGACGCTTCCCCGCGTCCCTCTGGCCGCCCCCATCGTGCTGGCCCTGATCGCCGTCGTGCTGCTGTCCACGGCGCTCTCGCTGCGCGCCCGCCTCAAGGCCCAGCGCGAGCGCCGCCCCGGCGCCAAGGGCGTCGACCCGCTGATGGCGGCCCGCGCGGTCGTCTTCGGCCAGGCGAGCGCCCTGGTCGCCGCCCTGGTGGCGGGCATGTACGGCGGCGCGGGCGCGTTCCTGCTCGAGTCCCTGGAAGTCCCGGCCCTGCGCGACCAGGCCATCTACGCCGGCTTCTCGGTCCTGGCCGGCATCGCCGTCATAGCGGCCGCCTTCTTCCTGGAGCGCGTCTGCAAACTCCCGGAGGACGACGACAACGAACACGGCGGCGCGGCTCCGGTCGCGTGA
- the folK gene encoding 2-amino-4-hydroxy-6-hydroxymethyldihydropteridine diphosphokinase, with protein MTASYTEGQSDPTVQPVPASVVERVDAADTTLQNPKRAVLSLGSNLGNRLETLQGAVDALEDTPGVRIKAVSPVYETEPWGVEPGSQPSYLNAVVVLKTTLPPSSLLERAHAVEEAFDRVRDERWGARTIDVDIVAYADVVSDDPVLTLPHPHAHERAFVLVPWQDVEPEAQLPGRGPVAQLLAGVGQDDVTPRADLELHLPE; from the coding sequence ATGACTGCGTCCTACACCGAAGGCCAGAGCGACCCGACGGTCCAGCCGGTGCCCGCCTCCGTGGTGGAGCGCGTGGACGCGGCCGACACGACCCTGCAGAACCCGAAGCGGGCGGTCCTCTCGCTCGGCTCGAACCTGGGCAACCGGCTGGAGACCCTGCAGGGCGCCGTCGACGCTCTGGAGGACACCCCCGGCGTCCGCATCAAAGCGGTCTCGCCCGTCTACGAGACGGAGCCGTGGGGCGTCGAGCCGGGCAGCCAGCCGTCGTACCTCAACGCGGTCGTGGTCCTCAAGACCACCCTCCCCCCGTCCTCGCTCCTGGAGCGGGCGCACGCGGTCGAGGAGGCCTTCGACCGGGTACGCGACGAACGCTGGGGCGCCCGCACGATCGACGTGGACATCGTGGCGTACGCCGATGTCGTCTCGGACGACCCGGTCCTGACGCTCCCTCACCCGCACGCCCACGAGCGGGCCTTCGTCCTCGTCCCCTGGCAGGACGTGGAACCCGAGGCCCAGTTGCCCGGACGCGGCCCGGTGGCACAGCTCCTCGCCGGCGTCGGCCAGGACGATGTCACGCCCCGCGCCGACCTGGAACTCCACCTGCCCGAGTAG
- the folB gene encoding dihydroneopterin aldolase — protein MDRVALRGLKARGHHGVFQKEREEGQPFIVDLSLGLDTRSAAADDDLTKTVHYGIVAEEVVAIVEGEPVDLIETLAERIAQACLKHDGVSEVEVCVHKPDAPIPVPFDDVTVTITRSRV, from the coding sequence GTGGATCGTGTCGCGCTGCGCGGCCTCAAGGCTCGCGGACACCACGGTGTCTTCCAGAAGGAACGCGAAGAGGGACAGCCCTTCATCGTGGACCTGTCGCTGGGCCTGGACACCCGATCGGCCGCGGCCGACGACGACCTGACGAAGACCGTGCACTACGGCATCGTGGCGGAGGAGGTCGTGGCCATCGTCGAGGGCGAACCCGTCGATCTCATCGAGACGCTCGCCGAGCGCATCGCCCAGGCCTGCCTGAAGCACGACGGGGTGAGCGAGGTCGAAGTCTGCGTCCACAAACCGGACGCGCCGATCCCGGTCCCCTTCGACGACGTGACCGTCACCATCACCCGGAGCCGAGTATGA